The Psychrobacillus sp. FSL K6-2836 nucleotide sequence TCATGAATCTAGTGTTTCTTGCCTATAAGATATTAAGCTTATACATATTTTCTTCTTCATTGTTCAAAATGATTGCTCATCGTTTACACTATTATGTATGATAAAAAGAAAAAGGTGGTTCCACATGACTATTCAATATTACGGTTATCCTAAATGTACAACTTGTAGAAAGGCGAGTAAATGGTTAAAGGACAATGATTTAGAATACATAGACAACAACATAGCTGAAAGTCCACCAACAAAAGATGTACTTCAAAAAATGTTCGAAGTAAGTGGATTGGAATTAAAAAAATTCTTTAATACATCTGGTATGAAATATCGAGAGCTTGGATTGAAAGACAAGCTTTCTACTATGTCAGAAGATGAGCAATTATCCTTACTTGCCTCTGATGGGATGCTTATTAAACGACCAGTTGTTTTTGATGGAAAAAAATTAACGCTAGGCTTCAAGGATCAACAGTTTGAGGATGTTTGGAAGACTTCTTAAAGTCACTTGTTTTTACTATAAAAATATGTGAATATAATAGATGAATGTATTAATAATGGAGAGGGGTATATAATATGAACGCACCTAAAGATTTAAAATACTCAGCAGAACATGAATGGGTAAAGACTGAAGGCGGAAATGTCCGTATCGGTATTACTGAATTTGCACAATCTGAACTTGGAGATATCGTGTTTGTCGAACTTCCACAAGTTGGAGATGAGATCAAAGCAGGAGATCCATTTGGTAGTGTAGAGTCTGTAAAAACCGTATCTGAACTGTATGCACCAATTAGCGGGAAAGTTGTAGAGGTAAATACAGAATTAGAAGATAGCCCTGAATATGTAAATGAATCCCCTTATGAAAATGCATGGATGATTGTTATCGAGCCAGCTGATTTAACGGAAGTGGATGGTTTACTATCTCCAGAAAAATACGAAGAATTAATTTCAGAATAATTATGAAAACGCCGCTTATTATCGGCGTTTTTTTCATATAATATTGGAAAGGGCGTAGTTAGGAGAGAAGCTGATGGCTATTGTCTTTAGTGAAAAAATAATTCTCGTTGAGGGAAGATCAGATAAACTAAAGCTTTTAAAACTTCTTGACGAATCAACAGAAATTATTTGTACAAATGGAACGATATCAAATGTAAAGCTTGAAGAAATTTTAAGTCCTTATGACGGTATACCTA carries:
- a CDS encoding arsenate reductase family protein is translated as MTIQYYGYPKCTTCRKASKWLKDNDLEYIDNNIAESPPTKDVLQKMFEVSGLELKKFFNTSGMKYRELGLKDKLSTMSEDEQLSLLASDGMLIKRPVVFDGKKLTLGFKDQQFEDVWKTS
- the gcvH gene encoding glycine cleavage system protein GcvH → MNAPKDLKYSAEHEWVKTEGGNVRIGITEFAQSELGDIVFVELPQVGDEIKAGDPFGSVESVKTVSELYAPISGKVVEVNTELEDSPEYVNESPYENAWMIVIEPADLTEVDGLLSPEKYEELISE